A window of Mangifera indica cultivar Alphonso chromosome 13, CATAS_Mindica_2.1, whole genome shotgun sequence contains these coding sequences:
- the LOC123194491 gene encoding uncharacterized protein LOC123194491 encodes MNEDDDDNNNDDYESSSSIVLAAKRTYRRDPLNGFRRYTGGWNIKDVHYWASVGFTAAPLFVIAAIWFLGFGVCLLLICICHFCSGREPFGYSKTAYALSLIFLILFTILAAIGCVILYAGQGKFHGSTTSTLDYVVSQADATVDRLNGVSDYLAAAKQLQVDKIFLPSNIQTDIDNIEEKLNASASILADKTAKNSHDIRDLLDSVRLALILIAAIMLVLACLGFLFSIFGMRLLVYILVVFGWILVAGTFILCGIFVLLHNAAGDTCVAMNEYAQNPTAHTSLDDIISCVDKATAQETIMRSKEVSSQIVEVINEVITNVSNINFAPAFVPFYFNQSGPLVPILCNPFNSDLTNRPCSVGELDFNNATQVWNNYVCQVSPNGICTTPGRLTPTFYSQMSAAVNVSSALLSDGPFLVELEDCTFVRETFSNIYQDHCPDLQLYSKWIYVGLVMASTAVMLSLVFWVIYGRERHHRLYTKQLNETSLEENKSLELEEIQENKILEDRKDT; translated from the exons ATgaatgaggatgatgatgataataataatgacgACTACGAGAGCTCCTCATCGATTGTCTTGGCTGCAAAGAGGACTTACAGAAGAGACCCTCTTAACGGCTTCAGAAGATACACGGGAGGATGGAATATCAAGGACGTTCATTATTGGGCT TCAGTGGGGTTTACTGCAGCTCCTCTTTTTGTCATTGCTGCAATCTGGTTCCTTGGTTTTGGTGTGTGCCTGTTACTCATTTGTATCTGTCATTTCTGCTCTGGAAGGGAGCCTTTCGGATATTCCAAGACTGCTTATGCTCTTTCTCTTATCTTCCTCATTCTCTTCACCATTTTAGCAGC CATTGGATGTGTTATCCTTTACGCCGGTCAAGGGAAGTTTCATGGCAGTACAACATCAACATTGGATTATGTTGTAAGCCAGGCAGATGCCACTGTTGATAGACTGAACGGCGTGTCTGATTATCTTGCTGCAGCCAAGCAATTACAGGTGGATAAAATTTTCCTACCTTCTAATATCCAAACTGATATTGACAACATTGAAGAAAAACTTAATGCTTCTGCTAGCATTCTTGCTGACAAAACTGCAAAAAATTCGCATGACATACGAGATCTTCTAGATTCTGT GAGATTGGCTCTAATTTTGATTGCTGCTATTATGCTTGTCTTGGCCTGTCTTGGATTCT TATTCTCAATTTTTGGAATGCGATTACTGGTCTACAT TTTGGTTGTCTTCGGATGGATACTTGTTGCTGGAACCTTTATATTATGTGGCatatttgttcttcttcacAA TGCGGCTGGTGACACATGTGTTGCAATGAATGAATATGCTCAAAACCCAACTGCTCATACATCTCTAGATGATATAATCTCTTGTGTGGACAAAGCCACTGCCCAAGAAACCATAATGCGCAGCAAGGAAGTATCTTCCCAGATTGTCGAAGTAATTAACGAAGTCATCACAAATGTTTCAAACATTAATTTTGCTCCTGCTTTTGTGCCTTTTTACTTCAACCAGTCTGGTCCATTAGTGCCAATATTATGCAACCCATTTAACTCTGACCTGACAAATCGTCCTTGCTCTGTTGGTGAACTGGACTTCAACAATGCAACACAG GTTTGGAACAATTATGTTTGTCAAGTTTCGCCTAATGGTATATGCACCACACCAGGACGCTTGACTCCTACATTCTACAGCCAGATGTCTGCGGCAGTGAATGTGAGCAGTGCCTTGTTGAGTGATGGTCCTTTCTTGGTTGAGCTTGAAGACTGCACATTTGTGCGCGAAACTTTCAGCAACATATACCAGGATCATTGTCCTGATCTGCAGCTCTACAGTAAATGGATTTATGTTGGCCTGGTGATGGCCTCAACTGCTGTTATGCTCTCTTTGGTGTTCTGGGTGATATATGGGAGAGAGCGGCATCATCGGCTCTATACAAAGCAGCTGAATGAGACTAGTCTGGAGGAGAACAAAAGCCTTGAACTTGAAGAGATTCAAGAGAACAAAATCCTTGAGGACAGGAAAGATACTTAA
- the LOC123194844 gene encoding neurochondrin isoform X3: MLRKDLQTQPEQSQSHSHSPSLEDCLKLLKGERDEQRLAGLLLVTKFCKGDDVVSLRKVHDAVGVRFLDRLLRTGLGTGSNSNSVDSNRDAYLQLSVTVLAAFCRVPEIASSEDMVAKIPFIVEIMSKEPGASVIEECFEFLYLVTTASGDGVTTLYECGGMRVLVFQMSTLPDGSHPMEVAIKLVQLILSKLSLEIIMNDHLSELSMMVVTIARQFAILHSALKFDSLHLLVAIISSHYSALFHDPLRVLPERNWSMYMHVGIVAILQNRVAPAEKLQALILAESMVSIMGEEWLITKIELPDIQDSIPADRCLLLVLESARVEIAVLLNELAYLKYEAPKNTSTTSESFLLKQRNLAVAFSLVEKIIKLISNIGENQGDSINENTFTKVINGLDETIGVVLEYLQDAKEHGQKKGNDLLASVRLVGSYLAETPVACKEKVRELLQYMLLVEGEDEPSPFYSICFLLPMLCQTTMNIEGCKALVSYGVYKAKEQVQFPVDDSTLHLLKALAYWTDNTNDTSIIVMASSICALIFDMTSEEALVKNPNFDNNSLNRLSKLIATSLASRGQDKSDAAKADTDLLEIVMAGYSRWAHRFPCIRERVER, translated from the exons ATGCTCCGAAAG GACTTACAGACACAGCCGGAACAGTCTCAATCTCATTCTCACTCTCCGTCACTAGAAGATTGCTTGAAGCTCTTAAAAGGTGAGAGAGATGAGCAACGCCTCGCAGGTTTGCTTCTTGTCACAAAATTTTGCAAAGGCGACGACGTCGTTTCACTTCGCAAGGTTCATGATGCAGTTGGTGTTCGGTTCCTCGACCGACTATTGAGAACTG GATTGGGAACAGGAAGCAACAGTAACAGTGTAGACAGTAATCGCGATGCATATTTGCAGCTATCAGTTACGGTTCTTGCTGCATTTTGCCGCGTTCCTGAGATTGCTTCTTCGGAAGATATGGTTGCGAAGATTCCCTTTATAGTAGAAATAATGTCGAAGGA GCCCGGAGCATCTGTCATTGAAGAATGCTTTGAGTTTTTATATCTGGTAACGACGGCTAGTGGAGATGGTGTCACAACATTGTATGAATGTGGAGGCATGAGAGTGCTGGTTTTTCAGATGTCTACCTTGCCAGACG GTTCTCACCCAATGGAAGTTGCTATTAAACTTGTTCAATTGATACTAAGTAAGCTATCTCTGGAAATTATTATGAATGATCACTTGTCAGAGCTGTCAATGATG gTGGTCACAATAGCTAGACAGTTTGCTATTTTACACAGTGCACTGAAGTTTGACTCACTTCACTTACTCGTTGCCATTATATCTTCACATTACTCG GCACTTTTTCATGATCCTCTTCGGGTACTGCCAGAAAGAAATTGGTCAATGTATATGCATGTTGGTATTGTAGCCATTTTACAAAACCGTGTTG CACCTGCAGAGAAGCTCCAAGCCCTCATTTTGGCTGAATCTATGGTTTCTATAATGGGTGAAGAATGGCTGATCACTAAGATAGAGTTGCCTGATATACAAGACTCTATTCCAGCTGACAG gTGCCTTCTGCTTGTCTTGGAGTCAGCAAGGGTTGAGATTGCTGTTTTGCTAAATGAGCTCGCCTACTTGAAATATGAAGCTCCTAAGAATACTTCAACAACCTCTGAAAGTTTTCTTTTAAAGCAACGGAATTTGGCTGTTGCCTTTTCCCTGGTAGAGAAGATTATTAAGTTAATATCAAACATTGGTGAAAACCAAG GTGACAGTATCAATGAAAATACTTTCACAAAGGTGATAAATGGCCTCGATGAGACTATTGGTGTAGTTCTAGAGTATCTACAAGATGCAAAG GAACATGGACAAAAGAAAGGGAATGATCTTCTTGCTTCAGTGCGGCTTGTTGGGAG TTACCTTGCAGAAACTCCTGTAGCGTGTAAAGAGAAGGTGAGAGAACTTTTACAGTATATGCTTTTGGTTGAAGGTGAAGATGAACCAAG CCCCTTTTATTCTATTTGCTTCCTGCTTCCCATGCTCTGTCAAACTACAATGAATATTGAAGGATGCAAAGCTTTGGTATCTTATGGAGTTTATAAAGCT AAGGAACAAGTGCAATTTCCAGTGGATGATTCAACTCTTCATCTTTTGAAAGCATTGGCATATTGGACAG atAACACTAATGACACATCCATCATTGTGATGGCTTCAAGTATTTGTGCTCTTATATTTGATATGACATCAGAGGAGGCTCTTGTAAAGAATCCTAACTTTGACAATAACTCTCTTAATAGATTGTCTAAGCTCATCGCCACAAGTTTGGCTTCTCGGGGGCag GATAAGTCTGATGCCGCTAAGGCAGATACGGATCTTCTTGAGATAGTAATGGCAG GATATTCACGGTGGGCTCATCGTTTTCCTTGTATAAGAGAGAGAGTTGAGAGATAA
- the LOC123194844 gene encoding neurochondrin isoform X2, whose product MDLQTQPEQSQSHSHSPSLEDCLKLLKGERDEQRLAGLLLVTKFCKGDDVVSLRKVHDAVGVRFLDRLLRTGLGTGSNSNSVDSNRDAYLQLSVTVLAAFCRVPEIASSEDMVAKIPFIVEIMSKEPGASVIEECFEFLYLVTTASGDGVTTLYECGGMRVLVFQMSTLPDGSHPMEVAIKLVQLILSKLSLEIIMNDHLSELSMMVVTIARQFAILHSALKFDSLHLLVAIISSHYSALFHDPLRVLPERNWSMYMHVGIVAILQNRVAPAEKLQALILAESMVSIMGEEWLITKIELPDIQDSIPADRCLLLVLESARVEIAVLLNELAYLKYEAPKNTSTTSESFLLKQRNLAVAFSLVEKIIKLISNIGENQGDSINENTFTKVINGLDETIGVVLEYLQDAKEHGQKKGNDLLASVRLVGSYLAETPVACKEKVRELLQYMLLVEGEDEPSPFYSICFLLPMLCQTTMNIEGCKALVSYGVYKAVVECLIKLIGPGCNVVENNDCIFLACDTILNLLLKKEQVQFPVDDSTLHLLKALAYWTDNTNDTSIIVMASSICALIFDMTSEEALVKNPNFDNNSLNRLSKLIATSLASRGQDKSDAAKADTDLLEIVMAGYSRWAHRFPCIRERVER is encoded by the exons ATG GACTTACAGACACAGCCGGAACAGTCTCAATCTCATTCTCACTCTCCGTCACTAGAAGATTGCTTGAAGCTCTTAAAAGGTGAGAGAGATGAGCAACGCCTCGCAGGTTTGCTTCTTGTCACAAAATTTTGCAAAGGCGACGACGTCGTTTCACTTCGCAAGGTTCATGATGCAGTTGGTGTTCGGTTCCTCGACCGACTATTGAGAACTG GATTGGGAACAGGAAGCAACAGTAACAGTGTAGACAGTAATCGCGATGCATATTTGCAGCTATCAGTTACGGTTCTTGCTGCATTTTGCCGCGTTCCTGAGATTGCTTCTTCGGAAGATATGGTTGCGAAGATTCCCTTTATAGTAGAAATAATGTCGAAGGA GCCCGGAGCATCTGTCATTGAAGAATGCTTTGAGTTTTTATATCTGGTAACGACGGCTAGTGGAGATGGTGTCACAACATTGTATGAATGTGGAGGCATGAGAGTGCTGGTTTTTCAGATGTCTACCTTGCCAGACG GTTCTCACCCAATGGAAGTTGCTATTAAACTTGTTCAATTGATACTAAGTAAGCTATCTCTGGAAATTATTATGAATGATCACTTGTCAGAGCTGTCAATGATG gTGGTCACAATAGCTAGACAGTTTGCTATTTTACACAGTGCACTGAAGTTTGACTCACTTCACTTACTCGTTGCCATTATATCTTCACATTACTCG GCACTTTTTCATGATCCTCTTCGGGTACTGCCAGAAAGAAATTGGTCAATGTATATGCATGTTGGTATTGTAGCCATTTTACAAAACCGTGTTG CACCTGCAGAGAAGCTCCAAGCCCTCATTTTGGCTGAATCTATGGTTTCTATAATGGGTGAAGAATGGCTGATCACTAAGATAGAGTTGCCTGATATACAAGACTCTATTCCAGCTGACAG gTGCCTTCTGCTTGTCTTGGAGTCAGCAAGGGTTGAGATTGCTGTTTTGCTAAATGAGCTCGCCTACTTGAAATATGAAGCTCCTAAGAATACTTCAACAACCTCTGAAAGTTTTCTTTTAAAGCAACGGAATTTGGCTGTTGCCTTTTCCCTGGTAGAGAAGATTATTAAGTTAATATCAAACATTGGTGAAAACCAAG GTGACAGTATCAATGAAAATACTTTCACAAAGGTGATAAATGGCCTCGATGAGACTATTGGTGTAGTTCTAGAGTATCTACAAGATGCAAAG GAACATGGACAAAAGAAAGGGAATGATCTTCTTGCTTCAGTGCGGCTTGTTGGGAG TTACCTTGCAGAAACTCCTGTAGCGTGTAAAGAGAAGGTGAGAGAACTTTTACAGTATATGCTTTTGGTTGAAGGTGAAGATGAACCAAG CCCCTTTTATTCTATTTGCTTCCTGCTTCCCATGCTCTGTCAAACTACAATGAATATTGAAGGATGCAAAGCTTTGGTATCTTATGGAGTTTATAAAGCT GTTGTTGAATGCCTCATAAAATTGATTGGACCAGGTTGTAATGTGGTTGAGAATAATGATTGCATCTTCTTGGCATGTGATACTATCTTGAATCTTCTTTTGAAA AAGGAACAAGTGCAATTTCCAGTGGATGATTCAACTCTTCATCTTTTGAAAGCATTGGCATATTGGACAG atAACACTAATGACACATCCATCATTGTGATGGCTTCAAGTATTTGTGCTCTTATATTTGATATGACATCAGAGGAGGCTCTTGTAAAGAATCCTAACTTTGACAATAACTCTCTTAATAGATTGTCTAAGCTCATCGCCACAAGTTTGGCTTCTCGGGGGCag GATAAGTCTGATGCCGCTAAGGCAGATACGGATCTTCTTGAGATAGTAATGGCAG GATATTCACGGTGGGCTCATCGTTTTCCTTGTATAAGAGAGAGAGTTGAGAGATAA
- the LOC123194489 gene encoding hydroxyproline O-arabinosyltransferase 1 isoform X2 translates to MGCGNLFYNLLVIFSVALITYNIIIAANAPLKQELPGPIKSSSISVDPVIKMPLDRSRKYGKKRLFHTAVTASDSVYNTWQCRIMYYWFKKFRDGPDSEMGGFTRILHSGKPDKFMDEIPTFIAQPLPPGTDQGYIVLNRPWAFVQWLQQANIKEDYILMAEPDHIIVKPIPNLSKDQFGAAFPFFYIEPKKYESTLRKYFPEEKGPITNIDPIGNSPVIVSKDSLKKIAPTWMNVSLAMKKDPEADKAFGWVLEMYAYAVASALHDVANILHKDFMIQPPWDTEVGNKYIIHYTYGCDYDMKGKLTYGKIGEWRFDKRSYDNAVPPKNLPLPPPGVAESVM, encoded by the exons ATGGGGTGTGGGAATTTGTTCTACAACTTACTCGTAATATTCTCTGTAGCTCTAATTACATACAACATAATAATCGCAGCTAATGCTCCTTTGAAGCAAGAGCTACCTGGTCCAATAAAATCCTCGTCAATCTCTGTGGACCCTGTGATCAAGATGCCGCTCGATAGATCACGAAAATACGGTAAGAAGAGACTGTTTCACACGGCGGTTACAGCGTCGGATTCCGTGTACAACACGTGGCAGTGTAGAATTATGTACTACTGGTTCAAGAAGTTCAGGGACGGCCCTGATTCTGAGATGGGTGGCTTCACCAGGATCTTGCACTCTGGTAAACCTGATAAGTTCATGGATGAGATCCCTACTTTTATCGCCCAGCCTTTGCCGCCTGGCACGGATCAG GGTTATATAGTTCTGAACAGACCATGGGCATTTGTACAATGGCTTCAACAAGCAAACATAAAAGAAGA TTACATATTGATGGCAGAGCCAGATCATATCATTGTCAAACCCATACCAAATTTGTCTAAAGATCAGTTTGGAGCAGCATTTCCTTTCTTTTATATTGAGCCAAAAAAGTATGAGTCTACTTTGCGAAAATACTTCCCCGAGGAGAAGGGACCAATAACAAATATTGACCCTATTGGGAATTCTCCGGTTATTGTTTCAAAG GATTCCCTTAAGAAGATTGCTCCCACTTGGATGAATGTGTCCTTGGCAATGAAGAAGGATCCTGAAGCAGATAAAGCTTTTGGTTGGGTGCTTGAAAT GTATGCCTATGCTGTTGCTTCTGCTCTGCATGATGTTGCCAACATTTTACATAAAGACTTCATGATTCAG CCTCCTTGGGATACTGAAGTTGGCAACAAGTACATAATCCATTACACATACGGATGTGACTATGATATGAAG GGTAAGCTGACTTATGGTAAGATTGGAGAATGGAGGTTTGACAAAAGATCTTATGATAATGCTGTACCGCCAAAGAACCTGCCCCTGCCTCCACCTGGTGTTGCAGAAAGTGTG ATGTAG
- the LOC123194232 gene encoding uncharacterized serine-rich protein C215.13-like: MLAFNWHILIAPGAFREKKKKKNLKSSLSLSLCPSLFLIYFSEKGNISKMSTSSTRRSSGPVLRSLSPSGRFCTSQTANSYLSSSSSSFASSTSSSFSSHSSTFFRHDDDHHHHHSHHRSASPTRVNLNTNASLSSSAVRFSIERSISPNRSISVAKKNNPISFQKRTCMCSPTTHPGSFRCSLHKNTGVNHHGHSNGSMSYAPNRLNMRRSAMTNSLVRIGGVEGELMRRSLRDLIRPSSHHQKRREGFQPRPSRLSIMSKADNL; the protein is encoded by the exons ATGCTTGCCTTTAATTGGCACATTCTA ATAGCCCCAGGGGCCTTtcgggagaaaaaaaaaaaaaaaaacctaaagtcttctctctctctctctctctgtccctctctttttctaatttatttttcggaaaaaggaaatatttcaaaaatgtcCACCTCGTCAACAAGAAGATCAAGCGGTCCAGTTCTGCGATCACTGTCGCCTTCCGGTAGATTCTGCACATCGCAAACTGCGAACTCTTACCTTTCATCATCGTCTTCGTCTTTTGCTTCTTCAACGAGTTCGAGCTTTTCTTCTCATTCGTCGACTTTCTTTCGTCATGACGACGACCATCACCACCATCACAGTCATCACAGATCTGCCTCTCCTACACGTGTCAATCTCAATACGAATGCTTCACTTTCTTCGTCAGCTGTTCGTTTCTCGATTGAAAGATCTATTTCTCCTAACAGATCGATTTCTGTTGCGAAGAAAAATAATCCGATCTCCTTTCAGAAAAGAACTTGTATGTGTTCACCTACGACTCACCCTGGCTCGTTCCGCTGTAGTCTGCATAAAAACACTGGCGTCAACCATCACGGTCATAGTAACGGATCTATGTCCTATGCCCCTAATCGTTTGAATATGAGAAGATCGGCTATGACAAACTCGCTGGTGAGGATCGGTGGTGTCGAAGGAGAGTTGATGAGGAGATCGTTGAGAGATTTGATTCGTCCTTCTTCGCATCATCAGAAGAGACGTGAGGGGTTCCAGCCAAGGCCTAGTCGACTTTCGATCATGTCCAAAGCTGACAACCTTTGA
- the LOC123194490 gene encoding 40S ribosomal protein S11 → MAEQTEKAFLKQPKVFLSSKKSAKGKRPGKGGNRFWKSIGLGFKTPREAIEGTYIDKKCPFTGTVSIRGRILAGTCHSAKMNRTIIVRRNYLHFVKKYQRYEKRHSNIPAHISPCFRVKEGDHVIIGQCRPLSKTVRFNVLKVIPAGSSGGAKKAFTAI, encoded by the exons ATGGCGGAGCAG ACTGAGAAGGCGTTTTTGAAGCAGCCTAAGGTGTTTTTGAG CTCGAAGAAGTCAGCGAAGGGAAAGAGACCCGGAAAGGGAGGGAATCGATTCTGGAAGAGCATTGGATTGGGTTTCAAGACACCCAGAGAGGCTATAGAAg GTACTTACATTGACAAGAAGTGCCCCTTTACTGGCACTGTTTCTATCAGGGGTCGTATTTTGGCCGGTACTTGTCACAGTGCTAAAATGAACAGGACCATCATTGTTAGACGCAACTACCttcattttgtgaagaagtATCAGAG GTATGAGAAGAGACATTCTAACATTCCAGCTCACATATCACCATGCTTCCGTGTGAAGGAGGGAGACCATGTTATCATTGGCCAGTGCAG GCCTTTATCAAAGACGGTCAGATTTAATGTATTGAAAGTGATACCAGCTGGGTCTTCTGGTGGTGCAAAGAAGGCATTCACAGCAATTTAA
- the LOC123194489 gene encoding hydroxyproline O-arabinosyltransferase 1 isoform X1, whose product MGCGNLFYNLLVIFSVALITYNIIIAANAPLKQELPGPIKSSSISVDPVIKMPLDRSRKYGKKRLFHTAVTASDSVYNTWQCRIMYYWFKKFRDGPDSEMGGFTRILHSGKPDKFMDEIPTFIAQPLPPGTDQGYIVLNRPWAFVQWLQQANIKEDYILMAEPDHIIVKPIPNLSKDQFGAAFPFFYIEPKKYESTLRKYFPEEKGPITNIDPIGNSPVIVSKDSLKKIAPTWMNVSLAMKKDPEADKAFGWVLEMYAYAVASALHDVANILHKDFMIQPPWDTEVGNKYIIHYTYGCDYDMKGKLTYGKIGEWRFDKRSYDNAVPPKNLPLPPPGVAESVVRLVKMVNEATANIPNWGA is encoded by the exons ATGGGGTGTGGGAATTTGTTCTACAACTTACTCGTAATATTCTCTGTAGCTCTAATTACATACAACATAATAATCGCAGCTAATGCTCCTTTGAAGCAAGAGCTACCTGGTCCAATAAAATCCTCGTCAATCTCTGTGGACCCTGTGATCAAGATGCCGCTCGATAGATCACGAAAATACGGTAAGAAGAGACTGTTTCACACGGCGGTTACAGCGTCGGATTCCGTGTACAACACGTGGCAGTGTAGAATTATGTACTACTGGTTCAAGAAGTTCAGGGACGGCCCTGATTCTGAGATGGGTGGCTTCACCAGGATCTTGCACTCTGGTAAACCTGATAAGTTCATGGATGAGATCCCTACTTTTATCGCCCAGCCTTTGCCGCCTGGCACGGATCAG GGTTATATAGTTCTGAACAGACCATGGGCATTTGTACAATGGCTTCAACAAGCAAACATAAAAGAAGA TTACATATTGATGGCAGAGCCAGATCATATCATTGTCAAACCCATACCAAATTTGTCTAAAGATCAGTTTGGAGCAGCATTTCCTTTCTTTTATATTGAGCCAAAAAAGTATGAGTCTACTTTGCGAAAATACTTCCCCGAGGAGAAGGGACCAATAACAAATATTGACCCTATTGGGAATTCTCCGGTTATTGTTTCAAAG GATTCCCTTAAGAAGATTGCTCCCACTTGGATGAATGTGTCCTTGGCAATGAAGAAGGATCCTGAAGCAGATAAAGCTTTTGGTTGGGTGCTTGAAAT GTATGCCTATGCTGTTGCTTCTGCTCTGCATGATGTTGCCAACATTTTACATAAAGACTTCATGATTCAG CCTCCTTGGGATACTGAAGTTGGCAACAAGTACATAATCCATTACACATACGGATGTGACTATGATATGAAG GGTAAGCTGACTTATGGTAAGATTGGAGAATGGAGGTTTGACAAAAGATCTTATGATAATGCTGTACCGCCAAAGAACCTGCCCCTGCCTCCACCTGGTGTTGCAGAAAGTGTG GTGAGACTGGTGAAAATGGTGAATGAAGCCACGGCAAACATTCCAAACTGGGGAGCGTAG
- the LOC123194844 gene encoding neurochondrin isoform X1 → MLRKDLQTQPEQSQSHSHSPSLEDCLKLLKGERDEQRLAGLLLVTKFCKGDDVVSLRKVHDAVGVRFLDRLLRTGLGTGSNSNSVDSNRDAYLQLSVTVLAAFCRVPEIASSEDMVAKIPFIVEIMSKEPGASVIEECFEFLYLVTTASGDGVTTLYECGGMRVLVFQMSTLPDGSHPMEVAIKLVQLILSKLSLEIIMNDHLSELSMMVVTIARQFAILHSALKFDSLHLLVAIISSHYSALFHDPLRVLPERNWSMYMHVGIVAILQNRVAPAEKLQALILAESMVSIMGEEWLITKIELPDIQDSIPADRCLLLVLESARVEIAVLLNELAYLKYEAPKNTSTTSESFLLKQRNLAVAFSLVEKIIKLISNIGENQGDSINENTFTKVINGLDETIGVVLEYLQDAKEHGQKKGNDLLASVRLVGSYLAETPVACKEKVRELLQYMLLVEGEDEPSPFYSICFLLPMLCQTTMNIEGCKALVSYGVYKAVVECLIKLIGPGCNVVENNDCIFLACDTILNLLLKKEQVQFPVDDSTLHLLKALAYWTDNTNDTSIIVMASSICALIFDMTSEEALVKNPNFDNNSLNRLSKLIATSLASRGQDKSDAAKADTDLLEIVMAGYSRWAHRFPCIRERVER, encoded by the exons ATGCTCCGAAAG GACTTACAGACACAGCCGGAACAGTCTCAATCTCATTCTCACTCTCCGTCACTAGAAGATTGCTTGAAGCTCTTAAAAGGTGAGAGAGATGAGCAACGCCTCGCAGGTTTGCTTCTTGTCACAAAATTTTGCAAAGGCGACGACGTCGTTTCACTTCGCAAGGTTCATGATGCAGTTGGTGTTCGGTTCCTCGACCGACTATTGAGAACTG GATTGGGAACAGGAAGCAACAGTAACAGTGTAGACAGTAATCGCGATGCATATTTGCAGCTATCAGTTACGGTTCTTGCTGCATTTTGCCGCGTTCCTGAGATTGCTTCTTCGGAAGATATGGTTGCGAAGATTCCCTTTATAGTAGAAATAATGTCGAAGGA GCCCGGAGCATCTGTCATTGAAGAATGCTTTGAGTTTTTATATCTGGTAACGACGGCTAGTGGAGATGGTGTCACAACATTGTATGAATGTGGAGGCATGAGAGTGCTGGTTTTTCAGATGTCTACCTTGCCAGACG GTTCTCACCCAATGGAAGTTGCTATTAAACTTGTTCAATTGATACTAAGTAAGCTATCTCTGGAAATTATTATGAATGATCACTTGTCAGAGCTGTCAATGATG gTGGTCACAATAGCTAGACAGTTTGCTATTTTACACAGTGCACTGAAGTTTGACTCACTTCACTTACTCGTTGCCATTATATCTTCACATTACTCG GCACTTTTTCATGATCCTCTTCGGGTACTGCCAGAAAGAAATTGGTCAATGTATATGCATGTTGGTATTGTAGCCATTTTACAAAACCGTGTTG CACCTGCAGAGAAGCTCCAAGCCCTCATTTTGGCTGAATCTATGGTTTCTATAATGGGTGAAGAATGGCTGATCACTAAGATAGAGTTGCCTGATATACAAGACTCTATTCCAGCTGACAG gTGCCTTCTGCTTGTCTTGGAGTCAGCAAGGGTTGAGATTGCTGTTTTGCTAAATGAGCTCGCCTACTTGAAATATGAAGCTCCTAAGAATACTTCAACAACCTCTGAAAGTTTTCTTTTAAAGCAACGGAATTTGGCTGTTGCCTTTTCCCTGGTAGAGAAGATTATTAAGTTAATATCAAACATTGGTGAAAACCAAG GTGACAGTATCAATGAAAATACTTTCACAAAGGTGATAAATGGCCTCGATGAGACTATTGGTGTAGTTCTAGAGTATCTACAAGATGCAAAG GAACATGGACAAAAGAAAGGGAATGATCTTCTTGCTTCAGTGCGGCTTGTTGGGAG TTACCTTGCAGAAACTCCTGTAGCGTGTAAAGAGAAGGTGAGAGAACTTTTACAGTATATGCTTTTGGTTGAAGGTGAAGATGAACCAAG CCCCTTTTATTCTATTTGCTTCCTGCTTCCCATGCTCTGTCAAACTACAATGAATATTGAAGGATGCAAAGCTTTGGTATCTTATGGAGTTTATAAAGCT GTTGTTGAATGCCTCATAAAATTGATTGGACCAGGTTGTAATGTGGTTGAGAATAATGATTGCATCTTCTTGGCATGTGATACTATCTTGAATCTTCTTTTGAAA AAGGAACAAGTGCAATTTCCAGTGGATGATTCAACTCTTCATCTTTTGAAAGCATTGGCATATTGGACAG atAACACTAATGACACATCCATCATTGTGATGGCTTCAAGTATTTGTGCTCTTATATTTGATATGACATCAGAGGAGGCTCTTGTAAAGAATCCTAACTTTGACAATAACTCTCTTAATAGATTGTCTAAGCTCATCGCCACAAGTTTGGCTTCTCGGGGGCag GATAAGTCTGATGCCGCTAAGGCAGATACGGATCTTCTTGAGATAGTAATGGCAG GATATTCACGGTGGGCTCATCGTTTTCCTTGTATAAGAGAGAGAGTTGAGAGATAA